A genomic segment from Echeneis naucrates chromosome 20, fEcheNa1.1, whole genome shotgun sequence encodes:
- the zbtb47b gene encoding zinc finger and BTB domain-containing protein 47, whose product MLIVEKTTDFPSAEFSLVEDVALHFTCLMDRLNEQRLFQPDLCDVDIVLVRQHSTFPAHKGVLAAYSPFFHSLFAQSKQLRRVDLSLDALTSQGLQQILNFIYTSKLLVSGRTVRDVLNAATLLQMSDIAASCRDLISSHSLRTTCADMANQEGLGSSDPAAVAMPPSQLYREIKQESELGRVYTREGSGPFSVRVEEAGKTSSQQKQYYQKEGGAGGGAGTGALCKVEGNGEESKTAESHSSFNRDQIIVEVNLNNQTLNVSKGSEGKAATTAETAAMFGHCHDNERDSEDDEENEAENDDAVEEDEEELRRRDLLGQSSEEEDDEEDEEEEENTLNIPGLEQTAMMDRPRRGTRALAMAGTTASMRQTLAEATLANQRPGGKRTLEAEGLGQKVRLEEKQHFPCKKCPRVFNNRWYLEKHMNVTHNRMQICNNCGKRFLLESELLLHQQTDCEKSIQCVTCGKAFKKLWSLHEHNKIVHGYAEKKFSCEICEKKFYTMAHVRKHMVAHTKDMPFTCETCGKSFKRSMSLKVHSLQHSGEKPFKCENCSERFQYKYQLRSHMSIHIGHKQFMCQWCGKDFNMKQYFDEHMKTHTGEKPYICEICGKSFTSRPNMKRHRRTHTGEKPYPCEVCGQRFRFSNMLKAHREKCFRVSNPMVADNNDPLGLDQPLDSPAVDSSGQVQLGTVLPATSATTPAAASSPHPLHGTQLSLPLLHPMGGLPPTPHLPPPPPLFSAGRMNSNN is encoded by the exons ATG CTCATAGTGGAGAAGACCACGGACTTCCCCTCGGCTGAGTTCTCTCTCGTGGAGGATGTGGCTCTGCACTTCACCTGTTTGATGGACAGGCTGAACGAGCAGCGTCTCTTCCAGCCTGACCTGTGTGACGTCGACATTGTTCTGGTGCGTCAGCACAGCACCTTCCCGGCCCACAAGGGCGTGCTGGCAGCCTACAGCCCTTTCTTCCACTCTCTCTTCGCCCAAAGCAAACAGCTGCGGCGGGTGGACCTGTCGTTAGATGCCCTGACCTCACAGGGCCTCCAGCAAATCCTCAACTTCATTTACACCTCCAAACTGCTGGTGAGCGGCCGCACCGTCCGGGACGTGCTGAATGCTGCTACCCTGCTTCAGATGAGCGACATTGCGGCCTCCTGTCGTGACCTCATCAGCAGCCACTCGCTGAGAACCACCTGTGCAGATATGGCCAATCAGGAAGGGCTCGGCAGCAGCGACCCAGCTGCTGTAGCGATGCCCCCCAGCCAGCTGTACCGAGAGATAAAACAGGAGTCAGAGCTAGGCAGGGTCTACACCAGGGAGGGCAGCGGCCCCTTTTCTGTTAGAGTGGAGGAGGCAGGAAAGACATCGAGCCAGCAGAAGCAGTACTATCAGAAAgaggggggggcagggggcggGGCCGGGACAGGTGCTTTGTGTAAAGTAGAAGGTAACGGAGAGGAGTCGAAGACCGCAGAGAGCCACTCCTCCTTCAACAGAGACCAGATCATCGTTGAAGTCAACCTCAACAACCAAACCCTTAATGTGTCAAAGGGCTCAGAAGGCAAAGCAGCTACCACCGCAGAGACGGCCGCCATGTTTGGTCATTGCCATGACAACGAGAGAGATTCGGAGGATGACGAGGAGAATGAGGCAGAGAATGATGATGCAgttgaagaagatgaggaagagctgaggaggagagaccTTTTGGGGCAgagcagtgaggaggaagatgacgaggaagatgaggaagaggaggagaacacCTTGAACATTCCAGGCTTAGAGCAGACAGCCATGATGGATCGACCTCGACGGGGCACCAGAGCCTTAGCCATGGCGGGAACCACAGCATCCATGCGGCAAACGCTGGCAGAGGCCACGTTGGCCAATCAAAGGCCAGGTGGGAAGAGGACTCTTGAGGCAGAAGGCCTGGGCCAAAAGGTCAGGCTGGAGGAAAAGCAACATTTTCCGTGTAAGAAATGCCCTCGGGTTTTCAACAACCGCTGGTATCTGGAAAAGCACATGAACGTCACTCACAACCGCATGCAGATCTGTAATAACTGCGGCAAACGCTTCCTGTTGGAGAGCGAGCTGCTGCTTCACCAACAGACTGACTGTGAGAAGAGTATCCAG tgtgtaacATGTGGCAAAGCCTTCAAGAAGCTCTGGTCACTGCATGAGCATAACAAGATTGTCCACGGCTACGCTGAGAAGAAGTTCTCATGTGAGATCTGTGAGAAGAAGTTTTACACCATGGCTCATGTCAGGAAGCACATGGTCG cccATACAAAGGATATGCCGTTCACATGTGAGACGTGTGGGAAGTCATTCAAGCGCAGCATGTCCCTGAAGGTTCATTCTCTGCAGCACTcaggagagaaacccttcaaGTGTGAG AACTGTAGTGAGCGCTTCCAGTACAAATACCAGCTCCGCTCTCATATGAGCATCCACATCGGACATAAACAGTTTATGTGCCAGTGGTGCGGAAAGGACTTCAACATGAAGCAGTACTTTGACGAacacatgaagacacacacTG GAGAGAAGCCGTATATCTGTGAGATCTGTGGGAAAAGCTTCACGAGCCGGCCTAACATGAAGCGCCACCGCCGCACTCACACTGGAGAAAAGCCGTACCCCTGCGAGGTGTGTGGCCAGCGCTTTCGCTTCTCCAACATGCTGAAGGCCCACAGGGAGAAATGCTTCCGTGTCAGTAACCCCATGGTTGCCGACAACAACGACCCTCTCGGCCTCGACCAGCCCCTGGATTCGCCTGCCGTAGACTCTTCTGGACAGGTCCAACTGGGCACAGTGCTTCCTGCCACATCTGCGACCACACCCGCTGCTGCCTCTAGCCCCCACCCTCTCCATGGCACCCAGCTGTCTCTCCCCCTGCTGCACCCCATGGGGGGGCTGCCTCCGACCCCTCATttaccccccccacctcccctgtTCTCTGCCGGTAGGATGAACTCCAACAACTAA